One Solea senegalensis isolate Sse05_10M linkage group LG3, IFAPA_SoseM_1, whole genome shotgun sequence genomic window carries:
- the arl2 gene encoding ADP-ribosylation factor-like protein 2, with the protein MGLLTILTKMKQKERELRLLMLGLDNAGKTTILKKFNGEDVSTISPTLGFNIKTLEHKGFKLNIWDVGGQKSLRSYWRNYFESTDGLVWVVDSADRLRLQDCKDELSALLREERLAGATLLVFANKQDLPGSLSKEAIREALALDELKSHHWCIIGCSAITGENLLAGMDWLLDDIGARIFTAD; encoded by the exons ATGGGTTTGCTGACGATTCTGACGAAGATGAAGCAAAAGGAGCGGGAGCTGAGGCTGCTGATGCT AGGTTTGGACAACGCGGGGAAAACGACAATCTTGAAGAAATTTAATGGCGAGGACGTCAGCACCATCTCTCCAACCCTGGGCTTCAACATCAAGACACTGGAGCACAAAGG gtttaaattaaatatttgggATGTTGGGGGTCAGAAGTCACTGCGTTCCTACTGGAGGAACTACTTTGAGAGCACCGACGGGCTGGTGTGGGTGGTGGACAGCGCAGATAGACTCAGACTGCAGGACTGCAAAGATGAACTCAGTGCACTGCTGCGGGAGGAG AGGTTAGCTGGTGCAACACTACTAGTATTTGCCAACAAACAGGATTTACCAGGATCCCTGTCAAAAGAAGCCATACGAGAG GCGCTGGCTCTGGACGAGTTAAAAAGTCACCATTGGTGCATCATTGGTTGCAGTGCAATAACGGGAGAGAATTTATTAGCTGG